GTCTTCGTCGTTGTCGCATTTCTCGGCTTCTTTCCGAAAGCGGCCTTTACTCTTGCGACAGTAATGTTCGTACCAGTTATGTTAATTTTAGTGCTCGTTGCAGTACGTAGTACGTTTATGGTATTTGCTTACTCCTTGCCAAAATATCAGTACCTTCTTCGGGTTATTTCAGGTATTACTGGTCTCTTAATTCCAGCACTATTAATTACCGTTTTACCCGTTACAGAGGGAGCCTATATTACAATGTCTGAAGGAAAAGAAGTACTTCTGTATGGAAAACTTCTTTCTAGCCCGGTTATCTACTGTTATATGCTTTTCGGACTAACGTCTGAACTATTTCTCTCCTCTCTCTTTCTTGCTGATTTTGCGAGAGAACAAAGTTCAGAAGATACGTATAGAATTTATAGAAGAAATGCTATCATTCTTGGTCCTGCAACGCTCGTTACAGCAATCATCGCCCTCGTTGTAATGGACCCAGAAACACATTGGCTTATGCAAGGATTAATAAAGCAATTCCCGTGGTTTACAGTTTCTATTGTTTTATTCGTTATCGGATACTCGTCCCTTTGGTGGACAAACAAAAAATACAATACACTAGGATACCCTCGCATTGCCGTTTTAGCTGTCGTCGCTCAATATGCATTTGCAAGCTACGCTTACGGCGTCGCGCATTTACCGTATATTATTTATCCTGACGTAACTGTATTTACAAGCTTCACAACGACAGAAACGTTCTATGCACTGCTCATTCTATACGCAATTGGGATTGCAATTTTATTACCAGGATTTATTTTCTTCTGGAATTTATTCTTGAAGGATCGTACTTTTTTGAAGGAAAAATAATATAGTCTTGGAGTCTGTCCCAAAAGGCATTTTGGA
This DNA window, taken from Bacillus cereus ATCC 14579, encodes the following:
- a CDS encoding cytochrome d ubiquinol oxidase subunit II produces the protein MHEESIAIIILWALIFVYSILGSIDFGAGFWGMVYAKHPTLAAKLANRYLSPTWEVTNTFLVFVVVAFLGFFPKAAFTLATVMFVPVMLILVLVAVRSTFMVFAYSLPKYQYLLRVISGITGLLIPALLITVLPVTEGAYITMSEGKEVLLYGKLLSSPVIYCYMLFGLTSELFLSSLFLADFAREQSSEDTYRIYRRNAIILGPATLVTAIIALVVMDPETHWLMQGLIKQFPWFTVSIVLFVIGYSSLWWTNKKYNTLGYPRIAVLAVVAQYAFASYAYGVAHLPYIIYPDVTVFTSFTTTETFYALLILYAIGIAILLPGFIFFWNLFLKDRTFLKEK